The Hyperthermus butylicus DSM 5456 genome includes a region encoding these proteins:
- a CDS encoding NTP transferase domain-containing protein, whose amino-acid sequence MLAPRLAVLLAAGLGTRLGGKPKPLLRVAGRPLAWYPLSVLHLAGAREACIVTRSEIADELRGLASSIYGGGSVTVVVNPEPERENGYSLLLAATECPLLVSEPAYVSMTDHIYSPLIPVRAGYSVQTGYYMIAGDSEPCCIDIDEATFVKAVLPRGYDVGKGIAWWTHVDTGVHVYALDSSELQAVAAGEYTVKLNTITSRLAQRGRLLVADVSCLPWTEIDTPRDLEEAERGQRRWVIRHVEEWLRS is encoded by the coding sequence ATGCTGGCTCCGAGGCTGGCTGTACTGCTGGCAGCAGGTCTAGGTACGAGGCTTGGTGGTAAGCCCAAGCCGCTACTACGGGTTGCTGGTAGGCCGCTGGCATGGTATCCGCTTAGCGTACTACACCTAGCGGGGGCAAGGGAGGCCTGTATAGTTACGAGGAGCGAGATCGCTGACGAGCTGAGGGGGCTTGCATCCTCAATATATGGTGGTGGCAGCGTCACCGTCGTCGTTAACCCTGAGCCCGAGAGGGAGAACGGATATAGCCTCCTACTAGCAGCAACGGAGTGCCCGTTATTGGTCAGCGAGCCAGCCTACGTAAGTATGACTGACCACATATACTCGCCGCTGATACCGGTAAGGGCTGGCTACAGCGTACAGACCGGCTACTATATGATAGCTGGCGACTCTGAGCCCTGCTGCATAGACATCGACGAGGCGACGTTTGTGAAGGCAGTACTTCCACGGGGCTACGATGTTGGTAAGGGGATAGCCTGGTGGACCCATGTTGACACGGGCGTTCACGTCTATGCGCTCGACTCTTCTGAGCTACAAGCAGTTGCAGCGGGCGAGTACACTGTGAAGCTTAACACTATAACTTCGAGGCTTGCACAGCGGGGCAGGCTACTCGTAGCAGACGTCTCGTGCCTCCCCTGGACTGAGATAGATACGCCGAGGGACCTGGAGGAGGCTGAGAGGGGTCAGCGTAGGTGGGTGATAAGGCATGTCGAAGAGTGGCTCCGCAGTTAG
- a CDS encoding acetate--CoA ligase family protein, whose translation MSELRRKALEIIEQALREGRSKLLEHEALAVAELYGVPVAGYGLARNEDEAVEAAERIGYPVVLKIVSPDIVHKSDVGGVIVGLEKPEDVKKAYNEIIENVKRHAPNARIVGVLVQKMAPKGAVEVIVGGLRDPVFGPTIMFGLGGIFVEVFRDVSFRVAPFTERDAEEMINEIKASKILKGYRNLPPRDIKALIKVIMAAQKLMVENPEIRELDLNPVLSYPDSAITVDARIIVGREEHSEEHH comes from the coding sequence ATGAGCGAGTTACGCAGAAAAGCCCTCGAGATTATCGAGCAAGCCCTGCGCGAGGGCCGCAGCAAGCTCCTCGAGCATGAAGCACTAGCGGTAGCAGAACTCTATGGCGTACCCGTAGCTGGCTACGGCCTCGCACGCAACGAAGACGAAGCTGTAGAGGCAGCCGAAAGGATAGGCTACCCAGTAGTCCTCAAGATTGTTAGCCCAGACATAGTCCACAAGAGTGACGTAGGGGGCGTCATAGTAGGCCTGGAAAAACCTGAAGACGTAAAGAAAGCCTACAACGAGATCATCGAGAACGTAAAGAGGCATGCTCCCAACGCGAGAATAGTAGGAGTACTAGTCCAGAAGATGGCACCCAAGGGTGCGGTAGAAGTTATAGTTGGAGGTCTACGCGACCCAGTCTTCGGCCCAACAATAATGTTCGGCCTAGGTGGCATATTCGTAGAGGTGTTCCGTGATGTAAGCTTCCGCGTGGCACCCTTCACAGAGCGCGATGCAGAGGAAATGATAAACGAGATCAAAGCCTCAAAGATACTAAAGGGCTACAGAAACCTGCCCCCCAGGGACATCAAGGCATTAATCAAGGTGATAATGGCGGCACAGAAGCTAATGGTGGAAAACCCTGAGATACGAGAACTAGACCTAAACCCAGTCCTAAGCTACCCAGACAGTGCAATAACAGTGGATGCAAGAATAATAGTTGGGAGAGAAGAGCACAGTGAGGAGCACCACTAA
- a CDS encoding NAD(P)-dependent malic enzyme — MSEKERIDWYSISKKLHRLYEGKIEVIPKVPAFRQDDFAIWYTPGVAGPAKEDAEDPDATFHNTWRWNTVAVVSDGTRVLGLGAIGPEGALPVMEGKALLFKALGGVDAVPLVHRARDREKFLELLVLIEPSFGGINLEDIESPKCFYLLDEARKRLNIPIWHDDQQGTATVTLAGLINAAKLTGRDLRKMRIALIGAGAANTALYRLLKAYGVDPKNMVVVDSKGVLHSQREDIEKLKEKNPWKYQIAVETDGGWNQLRGGGIKEALEGAEAVVAASKPGPGVIKPEWIKLMDKDPIVFAEANPVPEIWPWEAKEAGARVVATGRSDFPNQVNNSLAFPSIFRGVLDVRARTITDTMAIAAAEELARFAEEKGLREDYIIPSMEEWEVYPRVAAATAVRAVEEGVARLKTTYEEEYEKAKQIIATSREKVLKLVDVGLIKKLPEEVEAVIQRARRQREEMLKAR; from the coding sequence ATGTCCGAAAAAGAGAGGATAGACTGGTATAGTATCTCCAAGAAACTACACCGGCTCTACGAGGGCAAGATAGAGGTTATACCTAAGGTTCCTGCATTTCGCCAAGACGACTTCGCTATCTGGTACACCCCTGGCGTAGCAGGCCCCGCCAAGGAGGACGCCGAGGATCCAGACGCAACATTCCACAATACCTGGCGTTGGAACACCGTCGCCGTTGTAAGCGACGGTACTAGGGTTCTAGGCCTAGGCGCTATTGGGCCCGAAGGCGCCCTCCCGGTAATGGAGGGTAAGGCCCTTCTCTTCAAAGCCCTGGGCGGCGTTGATGCCGTGCCCCTAGTTCACAGGGCGAGGGATCGGGAGAAGTTCCTCGAGCTACTCGTGTTAATAGAGCCGAGCTTTGGCGGCATAAACCTCGAGGATATCGAGAGCCCCAAGTGCTTCTACCTCCTTGACGAGGCTCGGAAACGGCTAAACATACCCATATGGCATGACGACCAGCAGGGTACCGCAACCGTAACCCTTGCAGGCCTCATAAACGCCGCTAAGCTCACTGGCAGAGACCTGCGCAAGATGAGGATAGCACTCATAGGTGCCGGTGCCGCCAACACTGCACTTTACAGACTGTTGAAGGCCTATGGCGTAGATCCCAAGAATATGGTCGTGGTAGACTCTAAGGGTGTACTGCACAGCCAGAGAGAGGACATCGAGAAGCTGAAGGAGAAGAACCCGTGGAAGTACCAGATAGCAGTCGAGACCGACGGCGGCTGGAACCAGCTACGAGGCGGCGGCATAAAGGAGGCCCTCGAAGGTGCAGAAGCTGTTGTAGCGGCTTCCAAGCCAGGGCCAGGCGTGATAAAGCCCGAGTGGATAAAGCTAATGGACAAGGACCCCATAGTCTTCGCCGAGGCTAACCCTGTGCCAGAGATATGGCCATGGGAGGCTAAGGAGGCTGGTGCAAGGGTCGTAGCGACTGGGCGCAGCGACTTCCCCAACCAGGTAAACAATAGCCTTGCATTCCCCTCAATATTCCGTGGCGTACTGGACGTACGCGCCAGGACAATCACCGACACCATGGCTATAGCTGCTGCCGAGGAGCTGGCAAGATTCGCCGAGGAGAAGGGGCTACGAGAAGACTACATCATACCATCGATGGAAGAGTGGGAGGTATATCCACGCGTAGCCGCCGCAACCGCAGTAAGGGCTGTGGAGGAGGGAGTAGCAAGGCTCAAGACTACATACGAGGAGGAGTACGAGAAGGCCAAACAGATAATCGCTACGAGCAGAGAGAAGGTACTCAAACTAGTAGACGTAGGCCTCATAAAGAAGCTGCCCGAAGAGGTAGAAGCTGTAATACAGCGTGCTAGACGCCAGAGGGAAGAAATGCTCAAAGCTAGATAG
- a CDS encoding type II toxin-antitoxin system VapC family toxin, producing the protein MRVYLDSSAIVKRYIEEDGSETVAEFYEKALDGEITLAFSIWNVGEVLGVLDKYLARGWISRSEYNTALASFRRETKRLIRLGILKVVLVKNRLLASS; encoded by the coding sequence TTGAGGGTATACCTTGACTCGAGCGCCATAGTGAAGCGGTATATTGAGGAGGATGGAAGCGAAACTGTAGCAGAGTTCTACGAGAAGGCATTGGATGGCGAGATAACACTTGCATTCTCAATATGGAATGTAGGCGAGGTTCTAGGCGTCCTGGACAAGTATCTGGCTCGTGGCTGGATATCACGTAGCGAGTACAACACGGCTCTGGCCAGCTTCAGGAGGGAAACCAAGAGGCTTATACGCCTGGGAATACTCAAAGTGGTGCTTGTGAAGAATCGTCTCCTAGCCTCCTCTTGA
- a CDS encoding CDP-alcohol phosphatidyltransferase family protein, with translation MSKSGSAVSFAKPTDGIISRTINRKISARITMWLASWRRPPSPDTVSVIAGVMVAAGGLGFAAGYPWLGGILAQLGSILDGVDGEIARVLGRQSKAGALFDTVLDRLADIVLLLGMVLAVAETLDPILAVTVALAAITGDLMVSYIHAFGEKVAGRHPVLIGRIPGIASRDVRLFTVFIAGLLGRPLEGLITVALLGHTYTVAKTVELIKYLDQGGRPR, from the coding sequence ATGTCGAAGAGTGGCTCCGCAGTTAGCTTTGCCAAGCCAACGGACGGCATCATATCGAGAACCATTAACCGGAAGATATCAGCGAGGATAACAATGTGGCTCGCATCGTGGAGGAGACCACCGAGCCCCGACACGGTGAGCGTCATAGCAGGGGTCATGGTTGCAGCTGGCGGCTTAGGCTTCGCTGCTGGCTACCCCTGGCTTGGCGGTATACTAGCCCAGCTCGGCAGCATACTCGACGGGGTCGACGGGGAGATAGCAAGGGTCCTAGGCCGCCAGAGCAAGGCAGGAGCACTCTTCGACACTGTACTAGATAGGCTAGCTGATATAGTACTACTCCTCGGCATGGTCCTAGCCGTAGCGGAAACACTAGACCCCATACTGGCTGTTACGGTTGCACTAGCAGCTATAACGGGAGACCTCATGGTGTCATACATTCACGCCTTTGGCGAGAAGGTAGCCGGCAGGCACCCTGTACTCATAGGGAGGATACCGGGCATAGCAAGCCGCGACGTGAGGCTCTTCACGGTCTTCATAGCAGGGCTGCTAGGCAGACCCCTAGAAGGCCTCATAACTGTCGCACTGCTCGGCCATACATATACTGTTGCTAAGACTGTTGAACTAATAAAGTACCTTGATCAAGGTGGGAGACCGCGCTGA